The sequence CGTTTATCTGGGAAGTCCAGAAGGCGCCTTCCGCCTGGCCAGAGTGTTCCGCGTGCCGGACGACGTCATCACCCTCGCGGCGGGGGATATGAACGGGGATGGCAGGCTCGATCTTGTCCTTGCCTTTGCCAGCCGCCATGAGGTGGGGATTTATCTCGGCGATGGCAAGGGAGGGTTTTCCCCCTCCGACGCGCCCCCGAATGGCCGGCGCTAAGGAGGGTTGGCCGGGAGAGCGGATGCGCTGCCGCCGGGCGGCTGACGGGGAGACCCACATCCGCGTCACGCATTTCTTCATCGATCCCGCCGGTGCCCGCGAAGTCGCCCTTGCCTCCGCCCCCCGCCCTTTGGCACCATGTTTTCTTCAAACCACATTCCGGCGAAGAGAAGGGGGAGGCCCATGGCGTACCGCGTCGAGACGGTCCAGGTGAAAGGCAGCCCGATGGAGGTGTTCCTCTTCGATCCCAAGGGGCCGGGGCCGCACCCGGGACTGGTGCTCTGCCAGCACATCCCCGGCCACACGGGAATCGACAAGGACCCCTTCACCCTGAAGACGGGGGAGCGCTTCGCCGAGAACGGCTACGCCGTCTCGGTGCCCTTCCTCTACCATTGGTGGCCCAAGGAAGCGGACATGCAGGTCAAGCGCGAGGAGTTCCGGGACGACTGGACGGCGCCCGACCTGAGGGCGGGCTTCGACGTGCTGGCGGCGCAGAAGAACGTGGACGCCGGGCGCATCGGCATCGCCGGCCACTGCTGGGGCGGGCGGGTGTGCTGGCTCGGCGCGTGCACGGACTCCCGCTACAAGGCCTGCGCCGTGTTCTACGGGGGCGGGGTCAAGGAGGTGCGGGGGAAAGGGAATCCGCCCGCCATCGAGCTCGCGGGAAAAATCCCCTGTCCTGTCATCGGTTTCTTCGGGAACGACGACACCAATCCCTCCCCCAAGGACGTGGACGACTACGAGGCCGCCCTCGAGAAGGCGGGCGTCGAGTACGCCTTCCACCGCTACGACGGCGCGGGCCACGCCTTCCAGTGGGCCGATAACCCGGAGCGCTACCGGGAGAAGGCCAGCGAGGACGCCTGGGAGAAGGTGCTCGC is a genomic window of Candidatus Tectomicrobia bacterium containing:
- a CDS encoding dienelactone hydrolase family protein, producing the protein MAYRVETVQVKGSPMEVFLFDPKGPGPHPGLVLCQHIPGHTGIDKDPFTLKTGERFAENGYAVSVPFLYHWWPKEADMQVKREEFRDDWTAPDLRAGFDVLAAQKNVDAGRIGIAGHCWGGRVCWLGACTDSRYKACAVFYGGGVKEVRGKGNPPAIELAGKIPCPVIGFFGNDDTNPSPKDVDDYEAALEKAGVEYAFHRYDGAGHAFQWADNPERYREKASEDAWEKVLAFFAEKLKK